One window from the genome of Breoghania sp. L-A4 encodes:
- a CDS encoding DUF1127 domain-containing protein has product MINSITRKYHSWKKYRETYDELARLSNRELHDLGIGRSDIEFVARKTAR; this is encoded by the coding sequence ATGATCAACTCGATCACGCGCAAGTACCACAGCTGGAAGAAATACCGCGAGACCTACGACGAGCTCGCCCGTCTTTCCAACCGCGAGCTGCACGATCTCGGCATCGGCCGCTCGGACATCGAATTCGTGGCCCGCAAGACGGCCCGCTAA
- a CDS encoding type 1 glutamine amidotransferase domain-containing protein has product MHDISGKTVAIIATNGFEQSELEVPLEKLKDAGAQVHVISLTSDAITGWKNGDWGSKVAVDRTIDDVSPDDYDALVLPGGQMNPDILRVEPKVIAFIKTIFEQKKIVAAICHAPWLLIEAGIIKGRAVTSYGSIKTDVINAGGVWEDSAVVVDKGLVTSRKPDDLDAFCSKIAEEIAEGKHAARAA; this is encoded by the coding sequence ATGCATGATATTTCAGGCAAGACAGTCGCCATCATCGCCACCAACGGCTTCGAGCAGTCGGAGCTCGAGGTGCCGCTGGAGAAGCTGAAGGACGCGGGCGCCCAGGTGCACGTCATCTCATTGACGAGCGACGCGATCACCGGCTGGAAGAATGGTGACTGGGGCAGCAAGGTTGCGGTCGACCGGACGATCGACGATGTGTCGCCGGACGACTACGACGCCCTTGTGCTGCCCGGCGGCCAGATGAATCCGGACATCCTGCGCGTCGAGCCGAAGGTCATCGCCTTCATCAAGACGATCTTCGAGCAGAAGAAAATCGTGGCGGCGATCTGCCACGCGCCTTGGCTGCTGATCGAGGCCGGGATCATCAAGGGTCGCGCGGTCACGTCCTACGGGTCGATCAAGACCGACGTGATCAACGCCGGCGGCGTGTGGGAAGACAGCGCCGTGGTGGTCGACAAGGGACTGGTGACCAGCCGCAAGCCCGACGATCTGGACGCGTTCTGCTCCAAGATCGCGGAAGAGATCGCCGAGGGCAAACACGCCGCGCGCGCGGCGTAA
- a CDS encoding GIY-YIG nuclease family protein, giving the protein MAYVYIMASGRNGTFYVGVTTDLSRRGFEHSSKQTDGFTARHGVSKLVWAERFDSVTDAIAREKQLKKWKRAWKLALIEEANPDWRDLFEFGLE; this is encoded by the coding sequence ATGGCCTATGTCTACATCATGGCGTCGGGGCGCAACGGGACGTTCTATGTGGGCGTGACGACGGATCTGTCGCGGCGCGGCTTTGAACATTCCTCCAAGCAAACGGACGGATTTACGGCGCGCCACGGCGTCTCCAAGCTCGTCTGGGCTGAGAGGTTTGACAGCGTCACCGATGCCATCGCACGGGAGAAACAACTGAAAAAATGGAAGCGCGCCTGGAAGCTCGCGCTGATCGAGGAGGCAAACCCGGACTGGCGGGATCTCTTCGAATTCGGTCTGGAATGA